CAGGCATATGAAGATCCATATCTTGGCTACCTGACGATTGGGGAAAAGGAATATTATGTACGGGAGCGCTCACCGTATAAGAAAAAACTAAAAGCCAAGCATATCAAAAGTCAGGAAGACCTTGAAAACGTCTTGTGCATTCAAGGTCAAATCACCGCCAAAGTCCATGCGCGGGCGGATCAGGATGCCGGTATTAAAGAAAAAGTTTTAACACATCACGCGGACGTCGAAATCATTCAGGCAATCGGTGTTTCAGACACTGCTTTCTTAGAACAAATCGAGCGTTGGTCAGAAGCCTACGTGACACGAACAAAGCTGGATTACCAAGTGTTTTTGGAGTGGGTGAAGACCCGAAGATTAAATTAAAAACTTAACAAACTGAGGCTTGTCAGATGGATGTGTAACATGTGTTACACATCCATCTTTTTTGTACGGATTTTTTTGTTTAACGAATGAAAGCGTTCAACAAAATAGAAATAGGTATAATGACCTATATCAATTTATCAGAAAACTTCGTAAATTTTTGATTAAGTTCTTACGGACGATTCGTTTCGTAGGACAAATCAAAAGAGACATAGGGGGAAGTACATCATGAGCTTGACGCGGAAAAAAGATGTTTCCGCTATGATTGCTGCAAGTAAACGAAACAGTGGACTTGCTCGAAATCTTGGCGCGATGGATTTAACGTTTTTAGGAATTGGCGCCATCATCGGAACCGGAATCTTCGTTTTGACGGGAACAGGAGCATTGACTGCAGGACCAGGACTTATCGTATCATTCATCTTATCTGCCATTGCCTGTGGTCTAGCCGCTCTTGCTTACGCTGAATTCGCATCAACGATTCCGGTCAGTGGATCCGTCTATACGTACACGTACGCAACAATGGGGGAAATCTTCGCTTGGATCATCGGCTGGAACTTGATCCTCGAATATGGACTCGCCTCCAGTGCCGTTGCAGCCGGATGGTCTGGGTATTTCCAGTCCTTGCTCGCAGGATTCAACATCCATGTGCCAACAGCGCTTTCGGCAGCTCCGGGAGCAGTCGAAGGAGCCAAGACGTTCTTCAACCTTCCAGCGTTCCTAATCCTCTTTGCCATTACGGCATTGTTGTCGATGGGAATCAAGGAAACGAAGCGCGTTAACAACATCATGGTCGTCATCAAATTAGCAGTCGTTGTTCTCTTCATCGTCGTCGGTGTCGGCTACGTCGAACCAACGAACTGGGCACCATTCACACCATTCGGTTGGGGAGGCGTCTTCTCAGGTGCCGCAATCGTCTTCTTCGCGTATATCGGCTTTGATGCCGTCACATCGGCAGCAGAAGAAGTCCGCGATCCGCAAAAGAACTTACCACGCGGTATCATCGGTTCGCTCGCAGTCTGTACGATTCTGTATGTCATCGTAGCAGCCATCATGACAGGTATCGTACCGTATCAAAATTTCGCTGGTGTTGATCACCCGGTCTCACTTGCGATTCAAATGGCAGGTCAAAACTGGGTGGCTGGTTTCATCGATCTCGGTGCGATTCTTGGGATCACAACGGTTATTCTCGTCATGACATACGGGATGGTTCGTCTTGCGTTTGCCATCTCGCGCGACGGAATGTTCCCGAAAGTCTTTTCTGAAGTGCATCCGAAGTACCAAACGCCTTTCAAAGCAACATGGATGATTGGATTAGGTAGTTCACTCGTCGCTGGATTCGTTCCACTCGATGTTATCGCGAACCTTGTTAACATGGGTACACTCGCAGCATTCGTCTTGATCTCAGTCGCTGTCTTAGTTCTCCGTAAGACACAACCAGATCTTCCACGTGCATTCAAATGTCCAGGTATGCCATATGTGCCGATCGCAGCAATTGCTTCATGTCTCTTCTTGATGTTCAACTTAAAACTCGAAACATGGATTGCGTTTGGAATCTGGCTCGCAATCGGTTTAGTGCTCTACTTTGCCTTTGCACGTAAGAGTTCGAACTTGCATCCCGGAAACATGCCAGTAGCGGAACTTGCTGCTTCAAAAGAAGAAGAATAACGCATAAAGACCCGCTTGCCGTGAGGCATCGGGTCTTTTCTCATATCATGAAAGTGGAACGGGTCCTTTGACGCGAACCGCATCAAATTCACGTTGAATGCTTTCGTTGGCTTTCGCTTCATCTTCTGCTGACCACCCGAGTTCGCTACGCATCAATGCGAGAACACCATCTGCATACTGCTCTGCGTGCGGGAAATCAAAGAAGACGGCCGAGGCGCGACGGTTCAAGAAGTCGCCGGGTTGCATGACGAGTTCAGCTTCTAATCCATATAGAAGGGCGCCGAACCAATGTAACGGTAATTGATAACGAGCCGCCTCGTCACCACGTGTCCGAATCAACTCGTAAACACGTTCGACGTTCGTACCGTAACGTTGGATGAGCCATGTCGCCTCATTCGGTGACAATCCGAGTGCTTCCCCTTTTGGTTGTTGTTCTTTCAAGTAACGAGCAAATCCTTTGCTACCTTGTGGATGACCACCGCCAAGTAAGATATCATGCGTACGGGAAGCGAGGTAAATTCGATTTTCCTCTGTCTTGAACTGATCCGCAACCATATCGATGATTCGTTCTGCCATCTTGCGATATCCTGTTAACTTACCACCAGCAATCGACATTAATCCCGATTTCGAGACGAAGATTTCGTCTTTTCGGGACAATTCACTCGGATCTTTTCCATCTTCATGGATGAGCGGGCGCAGTCCGGACCATGTCGATTCAACGTGTTCAGGTCGTAACTCGACGTTGAACATTTGATTCGTCGCCTCTAAGATATAGTCCTGATCCTCTACGGTGACACCAGGCTCAAGGATATCTCCTTTATAGTTCGTATCAGTCGTTCCGACATACGTTTTTCCTTCGCGTGGAATCGCAAAGATCATCCGACCATCCGGAACGTCGAAATAAACGGCCTGTTGGAGTGGGAAATGCGCTTGATCGATGACGAGGTGAATTCCTTTTGTCAGGTGTAATGACTTTCCGGACTTCGAACCGTCTTTTTCGCGCAGTTCATCGACCCAAGGACCGGTTGCATTGATGATTTTCTTCGCCCGAATCGTATACGTTTTGTCGCTTAAGACGTCACGGACTTCGACACCGACAACTTTTCCATTGTGGTAGACGAGCGATTCAGCCTTCGTATAGTTGACGGCACGTCCACCGTAACCAACGGCTGCCTTTAAGACTTCGACTGTCAATCGGGCATCATCCGTTTTATATTCGACATAACGACCACCGCCGACTAAGTGTTCCGAACGTAATAGTGGCTCGTAACGTAATGTTTCTTCTTTGCTGAGCATCGTCCGGCGTTCATTGCGTTTGACGCCTGCAAGTTGGTCATAGACACGTAAGCCAATCGAAGTCGAGAAGCTACCGAACGTTCCACCTTCAACGAGTGGAAGCATCATCCACTCCGGCGTCGTCACATGTGGGGCATTCTCATAGACGATGGCGCGTTCTTTCCCGACTTCAGCGACGAGCTTGATCTCGAATTGCTTCAGATAACGCAATCCACCATGGACAAGTTTCGTCGAACGGCTCGATGTCCCTTCGGCGAAGTCCTGCATCTCG
This window of the Exiguobacterium acetylicum genome carries:
- a CDS encoding amino acid permease; this encodes MSLTRKKDVSAMIAASKRNSGLARNLGAMDLTFLGIGAIIGTGIFVLTGTGALTAGPGLIVSFILSAIACGLAALAYAEFASTIPVSGSVYTYTYATMGEIFAWIIGWNLILEYGLASSAVAAGWSGYFQSLLAGFNIHVPTALSAAPGAVEGAKTFFNLPAFLILFAITALLSMGIKETKRVNNIMVVIKLAVVVLFIVVGVGYVEPTNWAPFTPFGWGGVFSGAAIVFFAYIGFDAVTSAAEEVRDPQKNLPRGIIGSLAVCTILYVIVAAIMTGIVPYQNFAGVDHPVSLAIQMAGQNWVAGFIDLGAILGITTVILVMTYGMVRLAFAISRDGMFPKVFSEVHPKYQTPFKATWMIGLGSSLVAGFVPLDVIANLVNMGTLAAFVLISVAVLVLRKTQPDLPRAFKCPGMPYVPIAAIASCLFLMFNLKLETWIAFGIWLAIGLVLYFAFARKSSNLHPGNMPVAELAASKEEE
- a CDS encoding glycerol-3-phosphate dehydrogenase/oxidase; its protein translation is MFSSTERTAWLEEMGQELLDVLVIGGGITGAGILLDAQSRGMRTGLIEMQDFAEGTSSRSTKLVHGGLRYLKQFEIKLVAEVGKERAIVYENAPHVTTPEWMMLPLVEGGTFGSFSTSIGLRVYDQLAGVKRNERRTMLSKEETLRYEPLLRSEHLVGGGRYVEYKTDDARLTVEVLKAAVGYGGRAVNYTKAESLVYHNGKVVGVEVRDVLSDKTYTIRAKKIINATGPWVDELREKDGSKSGKSLHLTKGIHLVIDQAHFPLQQAVYFDVPDGRMIFAIPREGKTYVGTTDTNYKGDILEPGVTVEDQDYILEATNQMFNVELRPEHVESTWSGLRPLIHEDGKDPSELSRKDEIFVSKSGLMSIAGGKLTGYRKMAERIIDMVADQFKTEENRIYLASRTHDILLGGGHPQGSKGFARYLKEQQPKGEALGLSPNEATWLIQRYGTNVERVYELIRTRGDEAARYQLPLHWFGALLYGLEAELVMQPGDFLNRRASAVFFDFPHAEQYADGVLALMRSELGWSAEDEAKANESIQREFDAVRVKGPVPLS